A part of Pararoseomonas sp. SCSIO 73927 genomic DNA contains:
- a CDS encoding ABC transporter substrate-binding protein encodes MGTKYRIDRRSLLAGGSALVLVPGARVSAQTLDKVVFQTDWRAQAEHGGYYQAAAAGIYRRYGIECDLRQGGPQQNPAQMLVGGRADMIMSNPFQALNYARDGMPFLCIAAIFQKDPVILMTHEEAGIDSFEKMKGRPVSLSAAGRVTHWPFLRSRFGFDDGQIRPKTTGLQGYMANPDAIWQGFVSSEPYSAMQAGARPRVHLLADAGYEAYNTTIDVSARMVAERRDLVQRFIDATVEGWTEYMRGTDVAAANALIKQHNPEMPDDLLAYGLRAMNERGIVRSNEALTLGVGAMTHERWDRFYGIMRETGVYPAGLDIRRGYSLDFVNRKVGLG; translated from the coding sequence ATGGGCACCAAGTACCGCATCGACCGCCGCAGCCTCCTCGCGGGCGGCTCCGCCCTGGTCCTCGTCCCCGGCGCGCGGGTCTCGGCCCAGACGCTCGACAAAGTGGTTTTCCAGACGGATTGGCGCGCCCAGGCCGAGCATGGCGGCTACTACCAGGCCGCCGCCGCTGGCATCTATCGCCGGTACGGGATCGAGTGCGACCTGCGCCAGGGCGGCCCGCAGCAGAACCCCGCGCAGATGCTCGTGGGCGGGCGCGCGGACATGATCATGTCCAACCCCTTTCAGGCGTTGAACTACGCGCGGGACGGGATGCCCTTCCTCTGCATCGCCGCAATCTTCCAGAAGGACCCGGTGATCCTCATGACGCATGAGGAGGCGGGGATCGACAGCTTCGAGAAGATGAAGGGCAGGCCGGTCAGCCTCAGCGCCGCCGGGCGCGTGACGCACTGGCCCTTCCTGCGCAGCCGCTTCGGGTTCGATGACGGGCAGATCCGCCCTAAGACGACGGGCCTGCAGGGCTACATGGCGAACCCCGACGCGATCTGGCAGGGCTTCGTCTCCTCAGAGCCCTACTCCGCCATGCAGGCCGGGGCGCGCCCGCGCGTCCACCTTCTCGCGGATGCGGGGTACGAGGCCTACAACACCACGATCGACGTCTCCGCCCGAATGGTCGCGGAGCGGCGCGACCTGGTGCAGCGCTTCATCGACGCCACGGTGGAGGGCTGGACGGAGTACATGAGGGGCACGGACGTGGCCGCCGCCAACGCCCTCATCAAGCAGCACAACCCGGAGATGCCGGACGACCTGCTGGCCTACGGGCTGCGCGCGATGAACGAGCGCGGGATCGTCCGCTCGAACGAGGCCCTGACCCTCGGCGTCGGCGCCATGACGCATGAGCGCTGGGACCGCTTCTACGGGATCATGCGGGAGACGGGGGTCTACCCGGCGGGGCTGGACATCCGGCGCGGCTACTCCCTGGACTTCGTGAACCGCAAGGTGGGGCTGGGCTGA
- a CDS encoding TauD/TfdA family dioxygenase translates to MQPEHLLPIGGRAAWTGAELTRDESWVFRLDEAAVAEIDAALAGVRARGLPLSRICAADFPLPGLRRTLAAVSEELENGRGLVRIAGLTPGRYTAEELNAVFWGLCAHLGTQLPQNTEGEILAEVKDETGTGAAVTGADAGGAVPSARARSRSTGPLRFHTDKCDLLCLLCASNGIAGGESRIVSTIALHDAMAERRPDLLRVLYEPFHRMRPADEEGDDVSDRVFTMPVFSRGPTGAFTSQYSRTYVEMAHAEPGVPPLRPEQVEAMDMLAALADELCLQIPFEPGQIQLMNQHVTYHGRTAYADDAAHGASRVLLRIWLAAPNSRALPAGHAVQWGSTAPGAIRGGAMPGRSALAA, encoded by the coding sequence ATGCAGCCCGAACACCTTCTTCCCATTGGCGGCCGCGCCGCCTGGACCGGCGCGGAGCTGACGCGCGACGAGAGCTGGGTCTTTCGGCTGGACGAGGCCGCGGTGGCGGAGATCGACGCGGCCCTGGCCGGCGTCCGCGCGCGCGGCCTGCCCTTGTCGCGCATCTGCGCCGCGGACTTCCCCCTGCCCGGCCTGCGGAGGACCCTGGCTGCCGTTTCTGAGGAGCTGGAGAACGGGCGCGGCCTGGTCCGCATCGCCGGCCTGACGCCCGGGCGCTACACGGCGGAGGAGCTGAACGCGGTGTTCTGGGGCCTGTGTGCCCATCTCGGCACGCAGCTGCCGCAGAACACGGAAGGCGAGATCCTGGCCGAGGTGAAGGATGAGACCGGAACCGGCGCGGCGGTGACAGGGGCGGACGCGGGCGGCGCCGTGCCCTCCGCCCGCGCGCGGTCGCGCTCCACCGGCCCGCTGCGCTTCCACACCGACAAGTGCGACCTGCTCTGCCTGCTCTGCGCCTCCAACGGCATCGCGGGCGGGGAGAGCCGGATTGTGTCCACCATCGCGCTGCACGACGCGATGGCGGAGCGGCGGCCGGACCTGCTGCGCGTGCTCTACGAGCCCTTCCACCGCATGCGCCCGGCCGACGAGGAGGGTGACGACGTGTCCGACCGCGTCTTCACCATGCCCGTCTTCTCGCGCGGGCCGACCGGCGCCTTCACCAGCCAGTACTCCCGCACCTACGTGGAGATGGCGCATGCCGAGCCCGGCGTGCCGCCGCTGCGGCCGGAACAGGTTGAGGCGATGGACATGCTGGCCGCGCTCGCGGACGAACTCTGCCTCCAGATCCCCTTCGAGCCCGGCCAGATCCAGCTGATGAACCAGCACGTCACTTACCACGGCCGCACGGCCTACGCGGACGACGCGGCGCACGGTGCGTCGCGCGTGCTGCTGCGGATCTGGCTTGCGGCGCCGAACAGCCGGGCCCTGCCCGCGGGGCACGCCGTGCAGTGGGGCAGCACGGCGCCGGGCGCGATCCGGGGCGGGGCGATGCCCGGGCGCTCCGCTCTGGCGGCGTGA
- a CDS encoding endonuclease/exonuclease/phosphatase family protein, protein MLVATYNAHRGRSTAGIFRPARIARVIAETGADLVALQEAQHWLRPGRAMFDAAWLEREAGLLPLSVTDRAGEQGWRGNVLLVRPGARVLRPPVGLRIGGLEPRGAILAELDLGWGAFRVVATHLSLGAARRHHQAEALLQAIGQGPPMPTLLMGDLNEWRPRASALGVLEAVFGHQPPVHTFPAFRPMLALDRIMGLPHGLVVDRRAHDTKLARGASDHLPLVARIETGMLA, encoded by the coding sequence GTGCTCGTCGCCACCTACAACGCCCATCGCGGCCGCAGCACCGCCGGGATCTTCCGGCCCGCCCGCATCGCCCGGGTGATCGCGGAGACGGGGGCCGACCTCGTCGCGCTGCAGGAGGCCCAGCACTGGCTGCGCCCCGGGCGGGCCATGTTCGACGCTGCCTGGCTGGAGCGCGAGGCCGGGCTGCTGCCCCTCTCCGTCACGGATCGTGCGGGCGAGCAGGGGTGGCGCGGCAACGTGCTACTCGTCCGCCCGGGCGCGAGGGTGCTGCGGCCGCCGGTCGGCCTGCGGATCGGCGGCCTGGAGCCGCGCGGGGCGATCCTGGCGGAACTCGACCTGGGATGGGGCGCCTTCCGGGTGGTGGCGACCCATCTCAGCCTCGGCGCCGCGCGCCGGCACCACCAGGCCGAAGCGCTGCTTCAGGCAATCGGGCAGGGGCCGCCCATGCCCACGCTGCTGATGGGCGACCTTAACGAGTGGCGCCCCAGGGCATCGGCACTCGGCGTGCTGGAGGCGGTATTCGGGCACCAGCCCCCGGTCCACACCTTCCCGGCCTTCCGCCCCATGCTGGCGCTGGACCGGATCATGGGCCTGCCGCACGGGCTTGTGGTGGACCGCAGGGCGCACGACACGAAGCTGGCGCGCGGGGCGTCGGACCATCTTCCGCTCGTCGCGCGGATCGAGACGGGGATGCTGGCCTGA
- a CDS encoding tripartite tricarboxylate transporter substrate binding protein has product MPLSRRAALAALGAAAGARGAAAQSNAITLVVPTAPAGTTDFAARLLAEPLSRQLGQPVVVENKGGANGALGTQDVARARPDGTRLLVQYSGYHVGSPALVPNIGYDVRRDFAPVSLLLDAPQVVFLHPSVPAANMGELIAYAKARPGELNYASSGNGSLQHLGTELLKLRTGTQMTHVSYRGTGPATQDLVAGRVQMMITTPPPLMPFVREGRLKAIAITAPQRHPALPDVPTLAEQGLPDLEVIGWFAVFAPAGTPDATLRRLTEACNAVVATPEFRRRAEEQGAIIRVMQPVEIQARVVRELDEWTRVVREARIQPD; this is encoded by the coding sequence ATGCCCTTGTCCAGACGGGCCGCCCTCGCGGCGCTCGGGGCCGCAGCAGGCGCCCGCGGCGCCGCCGCCCAGTCCAACGCCATCACCCTCGTCGTGCCCACGGCCCCGGCCGGCACCACGGACTTCGCCGCCCGCCTGCTGGCTGAGCCGCTGTCCCGCCAGCTCGGCCAGCCCGTGGTGGTGGAGAACAAGGGCGGCGCCAACGGCGCCCTCGGCACGCAGGACGTGGCGCGTGCCCGGCCGGACGGCACGCGCCTGCTGGTGCAGTACTCCGGCTACCATGTCGGTTCGCCAGCGCTCGTCCCGAACATCGGCTACGACGTGCGGCGGGACTTCGCGCCGGTGTCCCTGCTGCTGGACGCGCCGCAGGTGGTGTTCCTGCACCCCTCCGTTCCGGCCGCCAACATGGGGGAGCTGATCGCCTACGCGAAGGCCCGTCCGGGGGAGCTGAACTACGCCTCCTCCGGCAACGGATCCCTCCAGCACCTCGGCACGGAGCTGCTGAAGCTGCGGACAGGAACGCAGATGACCCACGTCTCCTACCGCGGCACCGGCCCGGCCACGCAGGACCTCGTGGCGGGGCGCGTGCAGATGATGATCACCACGCCGCCGCCGCTGATGCCTTTCGTGCGGGAGGGCCGGCTGAAGGCGATCGCCATCACGGCGCCGCAGCGCCACCCCGCGCTGCCGGACGTGCCCACCCTGGCGGAGCAGGGCCTGCCGGACCTCGAGGTGATCGGCTGGTTCGCCGTGTTTGCCCCGGCGGGCACGCCGGACGCCACGCTGCGGCGCCTGACCGAGGCCTGCAACGCCGTGGTGGCCACCCCCGAGTTCCGCCGCCGGGCGGAAGAGCAGGGCGCGATCATCCGGGTGATGCAGCCCGTGGAAATCCAGGCCCGCGTGGTGCGCGAGCTGGACGAGTGGACCCGCGTGGTGCGGGAGGCGCGGATCCAGCCGGATTGA
- a CDS encoding transglutaminase family protein translates to MIYRVRHVTAYAYESPVEMATHLLHLLPRPLEGRQRVLRAALTSDPAPARRAEGLDHFGNTTAWLYLDRPHARFTVTAEFMVDVTAPPPLPASTPAWESLREAALRRPDVAEFLFPSPALPPVEGARAFFASHFTPGRSAGEAAVEMIAAFRKSMAFRSGVTTVSTPVEEVLRRKAGVCQDFAHLMITGLRMLGIPARYVSGYIRTRPPPGGVRRVGADQSHAWVAAWLGEEAGWVEMDPTNSLFVEEEHVVLGWGRDFGDVSPLLGIILGGGSHSVNVGVDMEEAEPVPG, encoded by the coding sequence GTGATCTACCGGGTCCGGCACGTCACGGCCTACGCCTATGAATCTCCGGTGGAGATGGCGACGCACCTCCTCCACCTGCTGCCGCGTCCGCTGGAGGGGCGGCAGCGCGTCCTGCGGGCCGCCCTGACCAGCGACCCCGCCCCGGCGCGGCGGGCGGAGGGGCTGGACCACTTCGGCAACACCACCGCCTGGCTGTACCTGGACCGGCCGCACGCCCGCTTCACCGTGACGGCGGAGTTCATGGTGGATGTGACGGCGCCTCCGCCCCTGCCCGCCTCCACCCCGGCTTGGGAGAGCCTCCGCGAGGCCGCGCTGCGCCGGCCGGACGTGGCCGAGTTCCTCTTCCCCAGCCCGGCCCTGCCGCCGGTGGAGGGCGCCCGCGCCTTCTTCGCCTCGCACTTCACCCCGGGGCGGTCGGCCGGGGAGGCGGCGGTGGAGATGATCGCGGCCTTCCGGAAGAGCATGGCCTTCCGCTCCGGCGTCACCACCGTCTCCACGCCCGTGGAGGAGGTGCTGCGGCGGAAGGCGGGGGTGTGCCAGGACTTCGCGCACCTGATGATCACGGGGCTGCGGATGCTCGGCATCCCCGCGCGCTACGTCTCCGGCTACATCCGCACCCGCCCGCCGCCGGGCGGGGTGCGCCGGGTGGGCGCGGACCAGTCCCACGCCTGGGTGGCCGCATGGCTCGGGGAGGAGGCGGGCTGGGTGGAGATGGACCCGACAAACAGCCTTTTCGTCGAGGAGGAGCACGTCGTCCTGGGTTGGGGGCGCGACTTCGGCGACGTCTCCCCCTTGCTGGGCATCATCCTCGGCGGCGGCAGCCATTCCGTGAACGTCGGCGTGGACATGGAGGAGGCGGAGCCGGTTCCCGGCTGA
- a CDS encoding RtcB family protein — MRQPDSLEIRCRELALAAGIDPDSRIPKPGEELDGRGMPAWCGFRDAARAERTAAQVASVAVGAQEPAWRDAPLTVFGAHDEGTIGQMRNCLAVGRPVAGVICADGHLGYAQPVGGVIAYEGQVSISGVGFDIGCGNMAVRLDLPFEEVRDRVPEVLADIRRHVSFGVGRANAERVEHPLLDDDDAWRASGMSDYRQKAAAQLGTVGSGNHYVDLFRDEADLVWIGVHFGSRGLGHSSATRYLKAAGGKDGMHVPPAVVEEDSPLGQDYLAAMELAGRYAYAGREWVVERVRGILGGAVTHSVHNHHNYAWKECHGGRDLWVVRKGATPAFPGQQGFVGGSMADAAVILEGVESQASAAALYSTVHGAGRTVGRREAKRRFVRAEMESWLKREGVTLSGGDLDESPMAYRRLDQVVAEHAGTVRVLHRLRPFAVAMAGADEFDPFKD; from the coding sequence ATGAGACAGCCCGACTCCCTGGAGATCCGCTGCCGCGAGCTCGCGCTCGCCGCCGGCATCGACCCCGACTCCCGTATTCCCAAGCCCGGCGAGGAGCTCGATGGGCGCGGCATGCCGGCCTGGTGCGGCTTCCGCGACGCCGCGCGCGCCGAGCGCACCGCCGCCCAGGTCGCGAGCGTTGCCGTGGGCGCGCAGGAGCCCGCCTGGCGCGACGCGCCGCTCACCGTGTTCGGCGCGCATGACGAGGGCACGATCGGGCAGATGCGCAACTGCCTCGCCGTCGGGCGCCCCGTGGCGGGCGTGATCTGCGCGGACGGACATCTCGGCTACGCGCAGCCCGTGGGCGGCGTCATCGCCTATGAGGGGCAGGTGAGCATCTCCGGGGTCGGCTTCGACATCGGCTGCGGCAACATGGCCGTCCGGCTGGACCTGCCTTTCGAGGAGGTGCGGGACCGCGTCCCGGAGGTGCTGGCGGACATCCGCCGCCACGTGTCCTTCGGCGTCGGCCGCGCCAACGCGGAGCGCGTGGAGCACCCGCTGCTCGACGACGACGACGCGTGGCGCGCCTCCGGCATGAGCGACTACCGCCAGAAGGCGGCGGCGCAGCTCGGCACGGTGGGGTCCGGCAACCACTACGTGGACCTGTTCCGTGACGAGGCGGACCTCGTCTGGATCGGCGTCCACTTCGGCAGCCGCGGGCTGGGGCACAGCAGCGCCACGCGCTACCTGAAGGCGGCGGGGGGCAAGGACGGCATGCACGTCCCGCCGGCGGTGGTGGAGGAGGACAGCCCGCTCGGCCAGGACTACCTGGCCGCGATGGAGCTGGCCGGGCGCTACGCCTATGCCGGGCGCGAGTGGGTGGTGGAGAGGGTGCGCGGGATTCTCGGCGGGGCCGTGACGCACAGCGTGCACAACCACCACAACTACGCCTGGAAGGAGTGCCATGGCGGGCGCGACCTGTGGGTGGTGCGCAAGGGCGCGACGCCGGCCTTCCCGGGCCAGCAGGGCTTCGTCGGCGGCTCCATGGCGGACGCCGCCGTGATCCTGGAGGGGGTGGAGAGCCAGGCCTCGGCCGCGGCGCTCTACTCCACCGTCCACGGGGCGGGCCGCACCGTCGGCCGCCGCGAGGCGAAGCGCCGCTTCGTCCGCGCGGAGATGGAGTCCTGGCTGAAGCGGGAGGGCGTGACGCTCTCGGGCGGAGACCTGGACGAGAGCCCGATGGCCTATCGCCGCCTGGACCAGGTGGTGGCGGAGCACGCGGGCACGGTGCGCGTGCTGCACCGGCTGCGCCCCTTCGCCGTGGCGATGGCCGGCGCGGACGAGTTCGATCCCTTCAAGGACTGA
- a CDS encoding tripartite tricarboxylate transporter substrate binding protein, giving the protein MPSPRRRDLAALLALPGALSLARPALAQSWPTKPVRFIIPWPPGGLNDLIARGYNDQVSRRIGQPIVNDFKAGAGGRIGVAEIARAVPDGYTISMGNLGPLTIFPHLYRDMPYDARRDLVPVTMFAASPLVLVVKKDLPVNSVADLVAMVKERPGRMNAASVGVGTAQHLIFEMLKERDGIQMEHVPYKGTNESLPAMLQGDVHAMFDTLPLMLPQLRAGAIRALAVTTPQRIPQLPDVPTMVEAGYPDADVVTWYAVITPAGTPRPVIDRLYQAYTEAAGTPEVKKLLEDQGLIYLPNTQDSFARRIAAESDRWSRIIREQRISVQ; this is encoded by the coding sequence ATGCCCAGCCCGCGCCGCCGCGACCTCGCCGCGCTCCTCGCCCTTCCCGGCGCGCTCTCCCTGGCCCGGCCGGCGCTCGCCCAATCCTGGCCAACGAAGCCCGTGCGCTTCATCATCCCCTGGCCGCCCGGCGGGCTGAATGACCTCATCGCGCGCGGCTACAACGATCAGGTTTCCCGCCGTATCGGCCAACCGATCGTGAACGACTTCAAGGCGGGCGCGGGCGGCCGCATCGGGGTGGCGGAGATCGCGCGCGCGGTGCCGGACGGCTACACGATCAGCATGGGCAACCTCGGCCCGCTGACCATCTTTCCGCACCTCTACCGGGACATGCCCTACGACGCGCGGCGCGACCTGGTGCCGGTGACCATGTTCGCCGCCTCGCCGCTCGTCCTGGTGGTGAAGAAGGACCTGCCCGTGAACAGCGTGGCGGATCTCGTCGCGATGGTGAAGGAGCGGCCGGGGCGGATGAACGCCGCCTCCGTCGGCGTCGGCACCGCGCAGCACCTGATCTTCGAAATGCTGAAGGAGCGGGACGGCATCCAGATGGAGCACGTGCCCTACAAGGGCACGAACGAATCCCTGCCGGCCATGCTGCAAGGCGACGTGCACGCGATGTTCGACACGCTGCCCCTGATGCTGCCGCAGCTGAGGGCGGGCGCCATCAGGGCGCTGGCCGTCACCACGCCGCAGCGTATCCCGCAGCTGCCGGACGTGCCGACGATGGTGGAGGCCGGCTACCCGGACGCGGATGTCGTCACCTGGTACGCCGTGATCACCCCCGCCGGCACGCCGCGCCCGGTGATCGACCGGCTCTACCAGGCCTACACGGAGGCCGCCGGCACGCCGGAGGTGAAGAAGCTGCTGGAGGATCAGGGGCTGATCTACCTGCCCAACACGCAGGACAGCTTCGCCCGCCGCATCGCTGCCGAGTCCGACCGCTGGTCCCGCATCATCCGCGAGCAGAGAATCAGCGTGCAGTAA
- a CDS encoding ABC transporter substrate-binding protein: MTLSRRSLLAAGAAGLAAPAIRPALAQAPLRFCLDWALQGNHGMFSLADDRGIFRQNGIALRMDRGFGSGDTTVKLASGAYDIGYTDVSTMVKFNAENPDKRLVCIYQVLDRTAAALITLKRSGIAAPAGVAGKRLGAPEGEGSRMLFPAFAKVSGIDAAAVRWTSMAPNLRDTMLAQGQVDAVTGFLFTTYFNLVGLGTKEEDIVAWPYAENGLDIYGSAIVARADWLERNPQMAANFVKSSIAGLKLLLAEPDAAMASLKKREALFDEALEKRRWFMTRDRSILTPNVRAGGTGVLDQARGELLIRVNAEAYGVSNPPKFADLFTDRFLPPQAERMLG, encoded by the coding sequence ATGACCCTCTCCCGCCGATCCCTTCTCGCGGCCGGTGCCGCCGGGCTGGCCGCGCCGGCCATCCGCCCCGCCCTGGCCCAGGCACCGCTGCGCTTCTGCCTGGACTGGGCGCTGCAGGGGAACCACGGGATGTTCTCCCTCGCCGATGACCGGGGCATCTTCCGCCAGAACGGCATCGCCCTGCGGATGGACCGCGGCTTCGGCTCCGGCGACACCACGGTGAAGCTCGCCTCCGGCGCCTACGACATCGGCTACACCGACGTTTCCACCATGGTGAAGTTCAACGCCGAGAACCCGGACAAGCGCCTGGTCTGCATCTACCAGGTGCTGGACCGCACGGCGGCCGCGCTGATCACGCTGAAGAGGAGCGGCATCGCCGCACCGGCGGGCGTGGCCGGAAAGCGCCTCGGCGCGCCGGAGGGCGAGGGCAGCCGCATGCTCTTCCCCGCCTTCGCGAAGGTGTCGGGGATCGACGCCGCCGCCGTGCGGTGGACGAGCATGGCGCCCAACCTGCGCGACACGATGCTGGCCCAGGGCCAGGTGGATGCCGTGACGGGCTTCCTCTTCACCACCTACTTCAACCTCGTCGGCCTCGGCACGAAGGAGGAGGACATCGTCGCCTGGCCCTATGCCGAGAACGGGCTGGACATCTACGGCTCCGCCATCGTCGCGCGCGCTGACTGGCTGGAGAGGAACCCGCAGATGGCCGCGAACTTCGTGAAGTCCTCCATCGCCGGGCTGAAGCTGCTGCTGGCCGAGCCCGACGCCGCCATGGCCTCCCTCAAGAAGCGCGAGGCGCTGTTCGACGAGGCGCTGGAGAAGCGCCGCTGGTTCATGACCCGCGACCGCTCCATCCTGACGCCGAACGTGCGGGCGGGCGGCACGGGCGTGCTGGATCAGGCGCGCGGCGAGCTGCTGATCCGGGTGAACGCAGAGGCCTACGGCGTGTCCAACCCGCCGAAGTTCGCAGACCTGTTCACCGACCGGTTCCTGCCACCCCAGGCGGAGCGGATGCTCGGCTGA
- a CDS encoding circularly permuted type 2 ATP-grasp protein, protein MDVAAPLPDIASPKVTAPDEMVDGRGRVRPHWSGLLGALCGLPEGELALRAQRLDRAFEEEGTAGLLPAAAPGDRARRLDPVPLVLDATGFEALAAGLAQRARLLEAVLADLYGPQRLLAEGMVPPELVFPNPCFLRPCRDPRPGAAPPRFLHGYAADLIRGPDGRWHVAADRLVSMEGVAQALTNRAHMARTLPECTRAVPMRPLRPFVDAWRDMLHHAAGGDASGPAAVALLTPGVGHRAWAEHVTLARDLSCALAEAGDLTARGGALYLKTLRGLQPVRVLLSRIDGALLDPLELGGRTSLGVPGLLDAMRAGGLAVHNHPGAGLAEAPGLRAFLPALCEALLGEVPALPSRETLWLGDPAARARVAAAPEGFTLRPAARGVPEGPGPDKDPRAWCAVARMAPSLSPSLQLGGEGLEPRPVVLRMFLLHDGAEWRALPGGLARVADAEGRATPLCKDVWVLSEDRAEIRGPGPLNLPALPIRRAAGDLPSRVADNLFWLGRYVERLDDSARLMRATLARLDRAPMLPHDVAEVAALARCLQDARLITEEERPSSGEDAALRRALARAGREGGRLHRLTGEVARLVEATRDRLTGDMHAAFTVPLRDSRAALLAADNPAALGAALGGLVRYASGVAGVAAENMVRGGAHSFLDLGRRLERGVSVSALLGHLLAEPPARMESALVLALELCDSVITYRTRYLHVLQPAPALDLVMADPANPRGLSFQLSAAERLLAGVEGGGDPSLSAAARRLRQDVEAMVAEVVQAAEPAQAANGLSPRLLALKDAVGDLSDVIGRRYFTLIAAPRLLGVDTAERGAA, encoded by the coding sequence ATGGACGTCGCCGCACCCCTTCCCGACATCGCCTCCCCAAAAGTGACGGCGCCGGACGAGATGGTCGACGGGCGCGGCCGCGTGCGCCCGCACTGGAGCGGCCTGCTCGGCGCCCTCTGCGGCCTGCCGGAAGGGGAGCTCGCCCTGCGCGCCCAGCGGCTGGACCGGGCCTTCGAGGAGGAGGGGACGGCCGGGCTGCTGCCGGCGGCGGCTCCGGGGGACCGGGCCCGGCGCCTGGACCCCGTGCCGTTGGTGCTGGACGCGACGGGCTTTGAGGCGCTGGCGGCGGGGCTGGCCCAGCGCGCCCGGCTGCTGGAGGCGGTGCTGGCCGACCTCTACGGTCCCCAGCGGCTCCTGGCCGAGGGGATGGTGCCGCCGGAGCTCGTTTTTCCTAATCCCTGCTTCCTGCGCCCGTGCCGCGACCCCCGGCCCGGCGCCGCGCCGCCCCGCTTCCTGCACGGCTATGCGGCGGACCTGATCCGCGGCCCGGACGGGCGCTGGCACGTGGCGGCGGACCGGCTGGTCTCGATGGAGGGGGTGGCCCAGGCGCTGACAAACCGCGCCCACATGGCCCGAACCCTGCCCGAATGCACCCGCGCCGTACCGATGCGGCCGCTGCGCCCCTTCGTGGACGCCTGGCGGGACATGCTGCACCACGCCGCTGGAGGCGATGCCTCCGGCCCCGCCGCCGTGGCGCTGCTGACGCCCGGCGTCGGCCACCGCGCCTGGGCGGAGCACGTCACCCTCGCCCGCGACCTCTCCTGCGCCCTGGCCGAGGCGGGAGACCTGACGGCGCGGGGCGGCGCCCTGTACCTGAAGACGCTGCGCGGGCTCCAGCCCGTGCGCGTCCTGCTCTCCCGGATCGACGGCGCGCTGCTGGACCCGCTGGAGCTCGGCGGACGCACCTCGCTCGGCGTGCCGGGGCTGCTGGACGCGATGCGGGCCGGCGGGCTGGCCGTGCACAATCACCCCGGGGCGGGGCTGGCGGAGGCGCCGGGGCTGCGCGCCTTCCTGCCCGCCCTCTGCGAGGCGCTGCTGGGGGAAGTCCCTGCCCTGCCCTCCCGCGAGACGCTCTGGCTCGGCGACCCCGCGGCCCGCGCGCGCGTGGCGGCGGCGCCGGAGGGCTTCACCCTTCGCCCGGCCGCGCGCGGTGTGCCCGAGGGGCCGGGACCCGACAAGGATCCGCGTGCCTGGTGCGCCGTGGCCCGCATGGCCCCTTCCCTCTCCCCTTCCCTTCAGCTGGGCGGTGAGGGGCTTGAGCCGCGCCCTGTCGTGCTCCGCATGTTCCTGCTGCACGACGGCGCGGAGTGGCGCGCCCTGCCCGGCGGTCTTGCCCGGGTGGCGGATGCGGAGGGCAGGGCGACGCCGCTCTGCAAGGATGTCTGGGTGCTGTCGGAGGACCGGGCGGAGATCCGCGGGCCGGGGCCGCTGAACCTCCCGGCCCTGCCTATCCGCCGCGCGGCGGGGGACCTGCCCTCCCGCGTCGCGGACAACCTGTTCTGGCTCGGGCGCTACGTCGAGCGGCTGGACGATTCCGCCCGACTGATGCGCGCCACCCTCGCCCGGCTGGACCGGGCGCCGATGCTGCCGCACGACGTCGCGGAGGTGGCGGCCCTCGCCCGCTGCCTGCAGGACGCCCGCCTGATCACGGAGGAGGAGCGGCCGAGCTCCGGCGAAGACGCCGCCCTCCGCCGAGCCCTGGCCCGCGCCGGGCGGGAAGGCGGGCGGCTGCACCGGCTGACCGGCGAGGTGGCGCGGCTGGTGGAGGCCACGCGGGACCGGCTAACGGGCGACATGCACGCCGCCTTCACCGTGCCGCTGCGGGACTCCCGCGCCGCGCTCCTCGCCGCGGACAACCCGGCCGCGCTCGGCGCCGCGCTCGGCGGGCTGGTGCGCTACGCCTCCGGCGTCGCTGGCGTGGCGGCAGAGAACATGGTGCGCGGCGGCGCCCACAGCTTCCTCGACCTCGGGCGGCGGCTGGAGCGCGGGGTGAGCGTCTCGGCCCTGCTCGGGCACCTCCTGGCGGAGCCGCCGGCGCGGATGGAGAGCGCCCTGGTTCTCGCGCTAGAGCTCTGCGATTCCGTCATCACCTACCGCACGCGCTACCTGCACGTGCTGCAGCCCGCCCCGGCCCTGGACCTGGTGATGGCGGACCCCGCCAATCCCCGCGGCCTGTCCTTCCAGCTTTCCGCGGCGGAACGCCTGCTCGCCGGGGTGGAGGGCGGCGGCGATCCCAGCCTCTCTGCCGCCGCGCGCCGCCTGCGGCAGGATGTGGAGGCGATGGTGGCGGAGGTGGTGCAGGCCGCCGAGCCCGCCCAGGCCGCGAACGGCCTCTCGCCCCGGCTGCTTGCGCTGAAGGACGCGGTCGGCGACCTGTCCGACGTGATCGGGCGCCGCTACTTCACCCTGATCGCCGCCCCGCGCCTGCTCGGCGTGGACACCGCGGAGAGGGGCGCGGCGTGA